The DNA window CGATCCGGCAGGCAATCAAGCAGAAGGGCAAAGCTTCAATCATTGTTGCGACAGGCGCCAGCCAGTTCGAGCTATTGCAAAACCTCGTTGCGGCTGAGGATATTGATTGGTCGCTCGTCACTGCATTCCATCTTGACGAATATGTCGGCATGGACATCACGCATCCCGCGAGTTTTCGCAAATATCTGCAGGAGCGATTTATTGCCCCCTTGGGCGGCAAGGTTACGTTTTATCCAGTGAATGCCGAGATTGATCCGCAGGCAGAGGCGCAGCGGTTGAGCAAAATCATTGCCGGGCACGATATTGATGTGTGCTTCGCCGGTATCGGCGAGAACTGTCATCTGGCATTCAACGATCCGCCCGCAGATTTCGATACGGAGGAGCCCTATATCGTCGTCACGCTGGATGAAGCCTGCCGCAGGCAGCAAATGGGTGAAGGCTGGTTTCCGTCTCTGGAAGCAGTGCCACAGCAGGCAATCTCCATGAGCATCAGGCAAATTCTTAAAAGCCGCTTGATCATCCTTTCTGTACCTGATGAGCGCAAATCACAGGCCGTGAAGGACGCGCTTGAAGGCCCGGTTGATCCGCGTTTTCCGGCTTCAATCATCCAGAGCCATTCGCAAACAATCCTTTTGCTTGATCCAGATTCAGCGTCGAGACTTGCATGATCACAGGCGGCCTTGTCGATATTCAGGTGAATGGTTTTGCCGGCGTGGATTTCAACTCCACCAAGCTGACATCTGGAGCACTCGACCATGCATTGGAGGCAATGCGGGCGACAGGTGTTACCACATGCCTGCCAACGATTATTACTGCCTATCCTAATGAACTGGAGGCACGTTTTGCTGCGCTGGATCGGTGCGTGAATTCAAGCCAACTCGGGCCTTCAATGTGTCCGGGATATCACCTCGAAGGTCCGTTCCTTAATCCCGCACAGGGTTTTTCCGGGTGTCACCCGGCTGGTGCCATGACAGCAGCGGACCCGGCGCTGGTTGCTCACCTTCAGAGCAAGATCGAAAGGCCGATCCTTCTCATCACCGTCGCACCTGAAATATCCGGCGGTCTCGACTTTATCAGGGCTATGACGGCGCAAAATATTCTGGTTGCGATTGGCCATTCATCGGCTGATTTCGCCATGGTTGAGGCGGCAGCAACAGCGGGTACAACCATGTCCACCCATCTCGGTAACGGCCTGCCACAGACAATGGCAAAGCTCAACAATCCGCTTTTTGCACAACTGGCTGAAGACCGGCTTCTGGCCACTTTCATCGCCGATGGCATTCATCTTCCGCCCAAAGCGTTGAAGTCTCTGATGCGCGCCAAAAGTTTTGAACGCTGCGCTTTGGTGACTGATGCCGTTGCAGCCGCTGCAGTCCCGACCGGTACTTATGACTTTGCAGGCATGCGCATTGAGCGCACCGAAGATGGCACTGTCCGTTTGCCCGGTACTGTGGGCCTCGCTGGTTCATCTCTCCGTCTGGATGACGCAGTTCGCAATCTCGTGCATTGGGGCATAGCAAGCTTCGAACAGGCGGTCGAAATGGCCTCGACGCGATTGCTGGATGCACTGGAGCCAGTGTTACGCGCCCGCAACATCACCCTCCCGCATACGGAGATTAAATGGTCCGAGACAATGATCGTTCGCAGCGTCCGTATCGGCGCAGAGGTCAAGCATTACAACTGAAATATCCAAAAACAATAAAGGGGAATGCAAATGGGAAATGACCAGTTTCGAATAAATCGCCGGGTGCTCCTTGGCGGTATGACCGCATCAGCCATGGCAACCACAATACCGGCATGGGCAAAGTCACCCGCCCTGCCCGCAGCACCTGTTGTGATTACCGTGATGGATGTGGGCGGCGCGCTCGCGCTGATGCAGCCGGCGTTTGAGGAATATGCGAAAACCTATCCGGAACGGGCATCGCGGATCATCTTCACCAAAGCGCCGGTCACGGAACTTGCTGGCAAGCTCAAGGCGCAGCAGAGCGCGGGCCGCGTCGATATTGATATTGTGCTTACGGGCAGCGATGGCCTGGCCGCTGGGCTTGCCAATGAAACATGGCTGAAAATCCTGCCGGATTTTGCCGACAAATTTCCTGGCATCGAGGAAAACTACGAACCGGCAGCGCTCGCCCTGCATAAGGCGCAAGGGGATGGATTTGGCGTCGTCGTCAACTACTACCCCTCCGGTCCCCTGATCGAATATGATCCCGAGCGCGTGAAAAAGGTGCCGACCAACGCGGAAGAGCTGCTTGCCTACGCCAGGGAAAATCCCGGACGTTTCATGTATGCCCGCCCGACCAATTCCGGTCCGGGTCGCACGTTCATGATGGGCCTGCCCTATATTCTCGGCGATAAGGACCCGCAGGACCCGGTTAATGGCTGGGACAAGACATGGGCTTATCTCGCCGATCTTGGCCAGTATATTGATTATTACCCTGCGGGCACTGGCGCCACGATGAAGGAATTCGGCGAAGGATCGCGTGATATCATCATCAGCACCACCGGCTGGGATATCAATCCGCGTGCGCTTGGCATTGTACCTGAAACCGCCAAGATCGGAACCCTCAAAGGCTTCCATTGGGTTTCAGACGCCTTTTTCATGTGCATGCCCAAGGGCATAGCTGATGACAAGGCAGCAGTTGTCCTTGACCTTATGGCCTTCCTGCTCACGCCAAAGGCGCAGGCTTATTCCTATGACGAAGGTTATCTCTATCCCGGGCCTGCCGTGAAAAACGTACCCCTGTCGATGGCCCCGCAACACAGTCAGGATGTCATCAAGCAGTTTGGCCGGGAAGAATATGCCGGGCTGATCGCCAACAACCCCATCGAATTGCCGTTGAAACCAGACAAGATGGTCGTCGCGTTCCGCAAATGGGACGAACTGGTCGGATCAAAGAAATCCAAGTAAACGCCACGGGATCATGGCGGGCAACTGCCGTGATCCCTATTGCACTTGAACCAGATGTCCGGCTGCGACTTCATTGTATTGCCTCACAGGCACAACGAAATCGGGTGTGCGCACCGGGCTTTTGATCTCGTCATTGGAGACAGGCCGCTTGATACCGCGCCGCGATGGATCAGGTACAGGCACAGCGGATATCAGCTTTTTCGTATAGGGATGCTGCGGGTTCTCAAAGATGGCTTCGCGCGAACCAATCTCAACGATCTCACCGAGATACATGACGGCAATACGATGGCTGACCCGTTCCACCACGGCGATATCGTGCGAGATAAAGAGATAGGCGAGGTTCAGGCTTGCCTGCAGGTCGAGCAGCAGATTGATCACCTGCGCCTTGATTGAAACATCCAGCGCCGAGACCGATTCATCCGCAACGATCAGCTTGGGATCAAGCGCCAGTGCCCGGGCAATGCATACGCGCTGCCTCTGACCGCCGGAGAATTCGTGCGGGTAGCGGCTGGCCATATCGGCATGCAGACCGACGCGCTCCAGAAGATCGGCGACACGATCCCGCGCCTGCGCACGCGTTCCAAGCCTATGCTCAAGGTAGGGTTCGGCAATCGCAGCACCAACCGGGATACGCGGATTGAGGCTGGCAAACGGGTCCTGAAAGATCATCTGCATGCTGCGGCGCATATCGCGCAGCCGCTTCGGTTCCATGGTTAGAACATCTTCACCGTTCAGCAGAACCTCACCACTTTGCGGCTGCACCAGCCGCATGATGGAACGACCAGTGGTTGACTTCCCACATCCGGATTCGCCAACGAGTGACAGTGTTTCACCCGGCTGCAAGGTAAAGGAAAGGTTTTCTACCGCATGAACGCGGCCTTCCAATTGCCCGAACATCCCAGAATGAATATTGAAACGGGTGGTGAGGTTCTTCACCTCGAGCAATGGTTTGACTTCGGTCTTGACGGTATCCGCTGCCTCAACGGGAATGTCCGAGGTGCCGGTTGCACGATCAACCACGGGAAAACGCAAAGGACGCATAAGTCCTTTCATCGATCCAAGAATGGGAACAGCCGCGAGAAGCGAGCGTGTATAGGGATGTTCAGGGCGCGCAAATATGTCTTCGGTTTTGCCGGTTTCCACCGCTTCGCCATTATACATGACGACAGTGCGGTCGGCGATTTCAGCGACCACGCCCATATCATGGGTGATGAAGAGAACCGACGTTCCCTCCTCTTCCTGCAACAGTTTGATAAGATCGAGAATCTGGCCCTGAATGGTCACATCGAGAGCGGTCGTGGGTTCGTCTGCGATCAAAAGTTTCGGTTTGCTGGCCAGTGCCATGGCAATCATCACGCGCTGGCGCATGCCGCCGGAAAACCGGTGCGGATATTCATCAAAGCGCGATTTCGCTGCGGGAATACGAACTTTTTCCAGAAGCCGGATGGTTTCAGCTTTCGCGTCCGCTCGGGACATGGAGGAATGACAAAGCAGGGCTTCGCTGATCTGCTGGCCGACCGTGAACAACGGGTTGAGGCTGGTCATCGGCTCCTGAAAAATCATGGCAACATCATTGCCACGTACAGCCCGCATCTGGTTTTCAGGAAGGGCAAGAATGTCCTTGCCACCAAGCATGATCTTGCCTTCGATGCGGCTCTTGTCCTTTTGCAGAAGCCGCATGATTGACAGAGATGTCACGCTCTTGCCTGAACCGGATTCGCCAACAATAGCCACCGTCTCTCCCGGCGCCACGTCAAACGAGACATTACGCACGAC is part of the Phyllobacterium sp. T1293 genome and encodes:
- a CDS encoding N-acetylglucosamine-6-phosphate deacetylase, with protein sequence MITGGLVDIQVNGFAGVDFNSTKLTSGALDHALEAMRATGVTTCLPTIITAYPNELEARFAALDRCVNSSQLGPSMCPGYHLEGPFLNPAQGFSGCHPAGAMTAADPALVAHLQSKIERPILLITVAPEISGGLDFIRAMTAQNILVAIGHSSADFAMVEAAATAGTTMSTHLGNGLPQTMAKLNNPLFAQLAEDRLLATFIADGIHLPPKALKSLMRAKSFERCALVTDAVAAAAVPTGTYDFAGMRIERTEDGTVRLPGTVGLAGSSLRLDDAVRNLVHWGIASFEQAVEMASTRLLDALEPVLRARNITLPHTEIKWSETMIVRSVRIGAEVKHYN
- a CDS encoding extracellular solute-binding protein, with the translated sequence MGNDQFRINRRVLLGGMTASAMATTIPAWAKSPALPAAPVVITVMDVGGALALMQPAFEEYAKTYPERASRIIFTKAPVTELAGKLKAQQSAGRVDIDIVLTGSDGLAAGLANETWLKILPDFADKFPGIEENYEPAALALHKAQGDGFGVVVNYYPSGPLIEYDPERVKKVPTNAEELLAYARENPGRFMYARPTNSGPGRTFMMGLPYILGDKDPQDPVNGWDKTWAYLADLGQYIDYYPAGTGATMKEFGEGSRDIIISTTGWDINPRALGIVPETAKIGTLKGFHWVSDAFFMCMPKGIADDKAAVVLDLMAFLLTPKAQAYSYDEGYLYPGPAVKNVPLSMAPQHSQDVIKQFGREEYAGLIANNPIELPLKPDKMVVAFRKWDELVGSKKSK
- a CDS encoding glucosamine-6-phosphate deaminase translates to MVDTRILSDKRTLGATGAELGAAAIRQAIKQKGKASIIVATGASQFELLQNLVAAEDIDWSLVTAFHLDEYVGMDITHPASFRKYLQERFIAPLGGKVTFYPVNAEIDPQAEAQRLSKIIAGHDIDVCFAGIGENCHLAFNDPPADFDTEEPYIVVTLDEACRRQQMGEGWFPSLEAVPQQAISMSIRQILKSRLIILSVPDERKSQAVKDALEGPVDPRFPASIIQSHSQTILLLDPDSASRLA
- a CDS encoding ABC transporter ATP-binding protein, which gives rise to MENRQPSHTDNRSNPFAPVLSVSNLTTSFQSDGKWRPVVRNVSFDVAPGETVAIVGESGSGKSVTSLSIMRLLQKDKSRIEGKIMLGGKDILALPENQMRAVRGNDVAMIFQEPMTSLNPLFTVGQQISEALLCHSSMSRADAKAETIRLLEKVRIPAAKSRFDEYPHRFSGGMRQRVMIAMALASKPKLLIADEPTTALDVTIQGQILDLIKLLQEEEGTSVLFITHDMGVVAEIADRTVVMYNGEAVETGKTEDIFARPEHPYTRSLLAAVPILGSMKGLMRPLRFPVVDRATGTSDIPVEAADTVKTEVKPLLEVKNLTTRFNIHSGMFGQLEGRVHAVENLSFTLQPGETLSLVGESGCGKSTTGRSIMRLVQPQSGEVLLNGEDVLTMEPKRLRDMRRSMQMIFQDPFASLNPRIPVGAAIAEPYLEHRLGTRAQARDRVADLLERVGLHADMASRYPHEFSGGQRQRVCIARALALDPKLIVADESVSALDVSIKAQVINLLLDLQASLNLAYLFISHDIAVVERVSHRIAVMYLGEIVEIGSREAIFENPQHPYTKKLISAVPVPDPSRRGIKRPVSNDEIKSPVRTPDFVVPVRQYNEVAAGHLVQVQ